From a single Nicotiana tomentosiformis chromosome 2, ASM39032v3, whole genome shotgun sequence genomic region:
- the LOC104087648 gene encoding serine/threonine-protein kinase STY13-like produces MVDTKDFLNLEPSLSNPFGKFSDIDDFCAQNVVHIDKKLFIDLHQLSIGPLLSEGPYSLVYEGLYKSMPVAIKIIQPDRSANVSPERKEKFQREVLLLSKVKHDNIVKFIGASMEPAMMLVTELMRGGTLQKYLWSIRPHCPDLKLSLSFALGISRAMEYLHAIGIIHRDLKPSNLLLTEDKTKVKLADFGLAREEADSEMTTEAGTYRWMAPEMFSIDPIKIGVKKYYNHKVDVYSFSMVLWELLTNSTPFKGRSNIMVAYATATKLRPSMDNIPREIEPLLSSCWAEDPADRPEFEQISDFIANILRNVCTSETTSPNLFEMENPTSKELVNSPGTNYLMDRDAETSKKKTRSSCCCFMTAYDDSL; encoded by the exons ATGGTGGATACAAAAGATTTTCTCAATCTTGAACCTTCTCTCTCTAACCCATTTGGGAAATTTTCTGACATTGATGATTTTTGTGCTCAAAATGTTGTCCACATTGACAAGAAGCTATTCATCGATCTACACCAGCTTTCTATTGGTCCTTTGCTCAGTGAAGGTCCCTATTCACTCGTTTATGAAGGATT ATATAAATCCATGCCTGTTGCAATAAAAATAATACAGCCAGACAGATCGGCAAATGTGAGTCCCGAGCGGAAAGAAAAATTTCAGAGGGAGGTCCTTTTGCTATCTAAAGTGAAGCATGACAATATTGTGAAG TTTATTGGTGCCTCCATGGAACCGGCAATGATGTTAGTTACAGAGCTAATGAGAGGCGGCACGCTTCAGAAGTACTTGTGGAGCATCAGACCACATTGTCCGGATCTGAAACTTTCTCTAAGTTTTGCGTTGGGAATCTCTCGAGCAATGGAGTATTTGCATGCAATTGGAATTATTCACCGTGATTTGAAGCCAA GTAACTTACTCCTCACAGAAGACAAGACAAAAGTTAAACTAGCTGACTTTGGGTTAGCTAGGGAGGAGGCAGACTCTGAAATGACAACAGAAGCTGGTACATACCGCTGGATGGCTCCGGAG ATGTTCAGCATTGACCCAATTAAAATTGGAGTGAAGAAATACTACAATCATAAAGTGGATGTCTACAGTTTCTCAATGGTTCTGTGGGAGCTTCTCACCAACAGCACTCCGTTTAAGGGACGAAGCAACATTATGGTGGCATATGCTACAGCTACG AAATTGCGTCCTAGCATGGATAACATTCCGAGGGAGATAGAACCCCTTCTTAGCTCTTGCTGGGCAGAGGATCCAGCAGACCGACCAGAATTTGAGCAAATATCAGATTTCATCGCGAATATTCTTCGCAATGTGTGCACCTCGGAGACGACTTCTCCAAATCTGTTTGAGATGGAGAATCCCACAAGCAAAGAGTTGGTCAATTCTCCTGGCACAAATTATTTGATGGACAGGGATGCAGAAACTAGCAAGAAAAAAACAAGGAGTTCATGTTGTTGCTTCATGACTGCCTATGATGATTCTCTCTGA